The proteins below come from a single Novosphingobium aromaticivorans DSM 12444 genomic window:
- a CDS encoding TIM barrel protein, protein MPATYPLSSCIEWQFAEAGDLAARVRAAKADGFDLVEFHLWRDKPVEAIGAALADTGVALTGVCVDPRRSIVDPAERAEMVEAVRETIAATAPLGKPPLIVASGFRVEGMSEEDHFANAVAALKQAAALAEDAGVTLLLEPLNTRLFSAMYLVSTTLGLDLVEAVGSPNLRLLYDVWHSAVMGEDIADVLAGRIGLVAHVQVADMEDRNEPGTGTVDWAHVMNTLKSLGYQGSIGMEYFPTLPMDQSLKLTRETLAL, encoded by the coding sequence GTGCCTGCCACCTACCCGCTTTCATCCTGTATCGAATGGCAATTCGCCGAAGCCGGGGACCTTGCGGCCCGCGTCCGCGCCGCCAAGGCGGACGGCTTCGACCTCGTCGAGTTCCACCTCTGGCGCGACAAGCCGGTCGAAGCCATCGGTGCAGCGCTGGCCGATACCGGTGTCGCGCTGACCGGCGTGTGCGTCGATCCGCGCCGCTCGATCGTCGATCCGGCGGAGCGCGCCGAAATGGTCGAGGCCGTGCGCGAAACCATCGCCGCCACCGCCCCGCTCGGCAAGCCGCCGCTGATCGTAGCCTCGGGCTTTCGGGTGGAAGGGATGAGCGAGGAAGACCACTTCGCCAATGCCGTCGCCGCGCTGAAGCAGGCCGCTGCCCTTGCCGAGGACGCGGGCGTCACCTTGCTGCTCGAACCGCTCAACACCCGTCTGTTCTCGGCCATGTACCTTGTCAGCACCACGCTGGGACTGGACCTGGTCGAAGCGGTCGGCAGCCCCAACCTGCGCCTGCTCTACGACGTCTGGCACAGCGCGGTCATGGGCGAGGACATTGCCGACGTACTGGCGGGCCGGATCGGCCTCGTCGCCCACGTCCAGGTCGCCGACATGGAAGACCGCAACGAGCCCGGAACCGGCACGGTAGACTGGGCCCACGTGATGAACACGCTGAAAAGCCTCGGTTACCAGGGCAGCATCGGGATGGAGTATTTCCCCACGCTCCCGATGGACCAGTCGCTCAAG